Below is a genomic region from Verrucomicrobiota bacterium.
ATGAACGGAAGCTCGAGCACGGTTTCCCGGAAACTGTCCACAACCGCCCTTGAAAGCGAATGGCGGGCTGCGTCGGGAATGCGCTCGCGGAGTTGCTGGGAGTCTCGGTCCGCCAGTTTCAGGCTCCAATTCAAGGCGTTAAACGGTCGAAAATCATCAGCAAATTGTTCCTCAACATTTTGGTCGAACGTGGCCTTGTAACGGTCCCAAAACGCGGTGGGTTCTCCGGCTGGTGACTCAAGCGATTCGGTTGGCGGCAGGTACTGGAGGTTAACGCCTTGATCGGCGGCTTGTCCCTTGACCGCGGCAACCAGGGCCAGACCGTACAGCAAACAATAGAGCGAGCGAGCAAAGATTGAGCGTTGCTGGCGGAGACAGATGTTCTTTCGGATTCTGTGGCTTCGGGAAACCTGATTGCGACCACCACGGAGATCGAAACCGCGCAACCGCCCACCGGGAAGGAAAATTCCTGCAACTCTACTTCGTTGTGTCCTGAACGTCTTCATCACGATTCCATTTTACTACTTCACAAGTAGCAACCGCGATGCCGTGCATAAGTATAGGCCTTTCCGACCGCAAGCGCAACCGGAGGTCTCCGTCGAACGCAGCTTTCGCAGGCGGAGTTGAACCGCCGATTGAACGTTGCCCAACCTTTCGAGTGCGAATAAGAACCTGCCTTCATGGCCTTTGCACCAATTCCAAGGCGCAAGGGGTGAAGCTGCGTCGATCACACCTCTGCTTCAGCGCGGTGGTTTCCTTCGAGCCGACATGAGTACCATCTTGCCCCTTCCGTCCTGCGTGGTGACCGATTTCAAGTCACCGGTTGAGAGACTGCGTGAATCTCGCAAACAAAGCGTGATGCGTGGGCTTGCTGGGGGATTCTGGATGGTGGAGCCGAGGGGATTCGAACCCCTGACCCCCACAATGCCATTGTGGTGCTCTACCAACTGAGCTACGACCCCATCCGCGGCGGTCAATCTAGAATCCCACGTCGGAATGTCAAAGCGATTCTCCAAATGCGAGAACGCGCCTTCGGCACGGGGCTCAATTTCAGAATACGTTCGCCCTCGGCGACAGCGGCCGGGCGACGAATCCAAGCAAGAACACCTTGACCATGTGCTTCTGTTTCCTGAGCGGCACTGTTTCCAGTCCGGTCAAGGCGCCAATCACGGGCAAATCATTCTCACGCCCTGATCGCGGCGCGCGGTCGCCGATCGCTCAACGCCAAGTCTCGCCGCATCAATCGAGTCCCAGAATCTTCCTGCCTTGTTCGGTGATCATGGATTGGTGCCAGGGCGGGTCCCAGACAATATCCACGCTTGCTTCATCGACTCCGGGCAACTCCAGCAATTTCCCTTGCGCATCCCCCGCGATGACGCTGCCCATCCCGCAACCTGGTGCGGTGAGGGTCATTTTCACCGCCACGAAATTTTTGCCATCAGGTAGCGCGTCGATGTGCATGTCGTAAACCAGTCCCAGATCGACAATGTTCACCGGAATCTCCGGATCAAAACACGTTTTCAAAGTGTCCCAGACCAGCTTTTCATCCACGGCACCTTCCTTCGATTCGTTTCCCCGTGCAGCGTACGAAGTTGATTCAATTCCGAGCGCGTCGCGATCCTTTGCGGCAATGCGATACAAACCGCCCTGCGCATGGACCGTATAAGTGCCGCCGAGCGTTTGAGTAATATCGACCGGCATACGTGCCGGCAACGTCACCACGCTGCCAGCGGGGATTTGCACCGCTTCACAATCACGGCTTAGTTCGACGGAAGTCACGTCTTGCATGGCGAAAAATAGTTTGACTGTCATCAAGTTCCGACGCGTCCAGAGACAAGTTAACCTGATCAGGCCGCCCGCCCAAAGCAAAAATCTCGTTTCCGCGTGCTGCCTTTTCAACGGGGGTTGGGAACTGGCAGCCATGACAACTCGTCGTGGCTGACGCTACAATAGAATAAGGTCTGGCCATTACTGACAATTCTTTAAGCTTGTATAGATTCGTTCGCGTAGGTTTCGATATTTCCAAGTTGCTGGTTATCCTCGATAAACCAGGCACGGTTGTGGATGTCAGGGAGTAATACTAACGATGAACTTGAAGACTGGAGGTAATGCATTGGGAACTT
It encodes:
- the sufT gene encoding putative Fe-S cluster assembly protein SufT encodes the protein MQDVTSVELSRDCEAVQIPAGSVVTLPARMPVDITQTLGGTYTVHAQGGLYRIAAKDRDALGIESTSYAARGNESKEGAVDEKLVWDTLKTCFDPEIPVNIVDLGLVYDMHIDALPDGKNFVAVKMTLTAPGCGMGSVIAGDAQGKLLELPGVDEASVDIVWDPPWHQSMITEQGRKILGLD